The following coding sequences are from one Cygnus atratus isolate AKBS03 ecotype Queensland, Australia chromosome 15, CAtr_DNAZoo_HiC_assembly, whole genome shotgun sequence window:
- the LOC118249253 gene encoding glucagon receptor-like, translated as MPVKGWHLGSAQSRTQAELNSNQLWFHLELGAGPGCRGPAGTAMRDVMAPAYRRSLVHLAWMCLFSSVPHGGAKVLERTFEEWMRYRDECLRRMASEPYPAGLFCNRTFDMYACWPDGSPGTAVNVSCPFYLPWFEKVKHGLVSRKCGVDGQWVTVNGSQPWRDYSQCEEEMESTMEEEGARRLMVSFKVLYTVGYSLSLLTLVSALLVLTVFRKLHCTRNYIHANLFASFGLRATSVMVKDALLERRWGMEVVQVADWQALLSHEAALGCRAAQVLMQYCILANHYWFLVEAVYLYKLLIGAVFSEKNYYRLYLYLGWGTPVVFVVPWMAAKYLKENAECWALNENMAYWWIIRIPILLASLINLLIFMRILKVILAKLRANQKGYADYKLRLAKATLTLIPLFGIHEVVFIFATDEQTTGILRYVKVFFTLFLNSFQGFLVAVLYCFANKEVKSEMKKKWQLWKLDHPALCCTQ; from the exons ATGCCTGTTAAGGGCTGGCACCTGGGCTCAGCCCAGAGCCGTACACAGGCTGAGCTCAACAGCAACCAGCTGTGGTTCCacctggagctgggggcag GACCGGGGTGCCGCGGGCCGGCGGGGACAGCCATGAGGGACGTGATGGCACCCGCGTACCGGCGGAGCCTCGTCCACCTCGCCTGGATGTGCCTCTTCTCCTCCGTGCCG CACGGCGGGGCCAAGGTGCTGGAGAGGACCTTTGAGGAGTGGATGCGGTACCGAGACGAGTGCCTGAGGAGGATGGCAAGCGAGCCGTACCCAGCAG GGCTCTTCTGCAACCGCACATTTGACATGTACGCCTGCTGGCCTGACGGGAGCCCCGGCACCGCGGTCAATGTCTCCTGCCCCTTCTACCTGCCCTGGTTTGAGAAAG TGAAACACGGGCTGGTGAGCCGCAAGTGCGGTGTGGATGGGCAGTGGGTGACGGTGAACGGCAGCCAGCCCTGGCGGGACTACTCGCAGTGCGAGGAGGAGATGGAGTCCACCATGGAGGAG GAGGGTGCCCGCAGGCTGATGGTGAGCTTCAAAGTGCTCTACACCGTGGGTTACTCGCTGTCACTGCTGACCCTTGTCTCTGCCCTGCTTGTGCTCACTGTCTTCAG GAAGCTCCACTGCACCAGAAACTATATCCACGCCAACCTCTTCGCCTCCTTCGGGCTACGGGCAACCTCGGTGATGGTGAAGGATGCGCTGCTGGAGAGGCGCTGGGGCATGGAGGTGGTGCAGGTGGCCGACTGGCAGGCCCTGCTGAGCCACGAG GCGGCGCTGGGCTGCCGTGCGGCACAGGTGCTGATGCAGTACTGCATTCTGGCCAACCACTACTGGTTCCTGGTGGAAGCCGTCTACCTCTACAAACTGCTGATCGGTGCTGTCTTCTCCGAGAAGAATTACTACAGGCTCTACCTGTACCTGGGCTGGG GGACTCCCGTGGTGTTCGTGGTGCCCTGGATGGCTGCCAAGTACCTGAAGGAGAACGCGGA GTGCTGGGCGCTGAACGAGAACATGGCTTACTGGTGGATCATCCGCATCCCCATCCTGCTCGCCTCCCTG ATCAACCTGCTGATCTTCATGCGGATCCTCAAGGTGATCCTGGCAAAGCTGCGCGCCAACCAGAAGGGCTACGCCGACTACAAGCTGCG GCTGGCCAAAGCCACGCTGACGCTCATCCCCCTCTTTGGGATCCACGAAGTTGTCTTCATCTTTGCCACCGATGAGCAAACTACGGGCATCCTGCGCTACGTCAAGGTGTTCTTCACCCTCTTCCTCAACTCCTTTCAG GGCTTCCTGGTGGCTGTGCTGTATTGCTTTGCCAACAAGGAG GTGAAGTCCGAGATGAAGAAGAAGTGGCAGCTCTGGAAGCTCGACCACCCGGCGCTCTGCTGCACGCAGTGA